A section of the Verrucomicrobium sp. GAS474 genome encodes:
- a CDS encoding hybrid sensor histidine kinase/response regulator, producing the protein MNGHRPAAVSIPAPAQAQTQAHEIASLHQAILSSASLAIISTRLDGVVTTFNQTAERWLGHSAAEVVGLQTPALWHDGEEVAARAGTLSVELGRKIEPGFEAFVARLGGGRTDEQEWTLVRKDGSRFPARLAASELTNADGVVVGYLGLLSDLSQQKEMERELEKNRTRIRSILSNSLDGVVSFDAIRDEAGTIRDFLFTLINPAAERISRITAAEIIGKRLLEVFPTIVADGLFAKYVSIVETGKPLEFEYLSRRHESPRWYRVAGTKVNDGFSVNYIDITDRKQFEAEILKLNDALETRVEHRTRELSESERRARFLAETMPQIIWTARGDGVHDYHNQRWYAYTGLTEEETRNGGWERVLHPDDRPESLERWTAALRDGTDYEAEYRFRRASDGAYRWHLGRAFPLRDDRGEIALWIGTCTDIDDLKRADEKVRQANEDLERRVLARTAELHEKNIDLESAAKAKNRFLTTMSHELRTPLNCIIGFSELLVDGRLGGLNKTQKEYLDDILASGNHLLQLINDVLDLAKVEAGKIEIVPDTFLLRDAVSQVCSVIHSIVLKNQLRFTTLIAPELGAATLDYKMFKQVLYNLLSNAVKFTKEKGSVTLRIDPAGADRFTVTVEDTGIGIREENLPRLFREFEQLDDSLARQHQGTGLGLALTRRLTEAHGGTIAVASEFGKGSTFTVTLPLVFRPA; encoded by the coding sequence GTGAATGGTCATCGTCCCGCCGCCGTTTCCATCCCGGCCCCAGCCCAAGCCCAGACCCAGGCTCATGAGATCGCCTCCCTCCACCAGGCGATCCTGAGTTCAGCCAGCCTTGCGATCATCTCGACCCGCCTCGACGGCGTCGTCACGACGTTCAACCAGACCGCCGAGCGGTGGCTCGGCCACAGCGCCGCCGAGGTCGTCGGCCTCCAGACCCCCGCGCTCTGGCACGACGGCGAGGAGGTCGCCGCCCGCGCCGGAACCCTCTCCGTCGAACTCGGACGGAAGATCGAGCCCGGCTTCGAGGCCTTCGTCGCCCGGCTCGGGGGCGGCAGGACCGACGAGCAGGAGTGGACCCTCGTCCGCAAGGACGGCAGCCGCTTCCCCGCCCGCCTCGCCGCCTCGGAACTGACCAATGCCGACGGCGTCGTCGTCGGCTACCTGGGCCTCCTCTCCGACCTCTCCCAGCAGAAGGAGATGGAGCGGGAACTCGAGAAGAACCGGACCCGCATCCGGAGCATCCTCAGCAATTCCCTCGACGGCGTCGTCTCCTTCGACGCCATCCGCGACGAGGCCGGGACGATCCGGGACTTCCTCTTCACGCTGATCAACCCGGCGGCCGAACGGATCTCCCGCATCACTGCCGCGGAGATCATCGGGAAGCGGCTCCTCGAGGTCTTCCCCACGATCGTCGCCGACGGCCTCTTCGCGAAATACGTGAGCATCGTCGAGACCGGGAAGCCGCTCGAGTTCGAGTACCTCTCGCGGCGGCACGAGTCGCCCCGTTGGTATCGCGTGGCGGGGACGAAGGTCAACGACGGGTTCTCGGTGAACTACATCGACATCACCGACCGGAAGCAGTTCGAGGCCGAGATCCTGAAGCTCAACGATGCCCTGGAGACCCGCGTCGAGCACCGGACCCGGGAGTTGAGCGAGAGCGAGCGGCGCGCCCGCTTCCTCGCCGAAACGATGCCCCAGATCATCTGGACGGCGCGCGGCGACGGCGTCCACGACTATCACAACCAGCGCTGGTACGCCTACACCGGCCTGACGGAGGAGGAGACCCGGAACGGCGGCTGGGAGAGGGTCCTCCATCCCGACGACCGCCCGGAAAGCCTGGAACGCTGGACCGCCGCCCTCCGGGACGGGACCGACTACGAGGCCGAGTACCGCTTCCGGCGCGCCTCCGACGGGGCCTACCGCTGGCACCTCGGCCGGGCCTTCCCCCTCCGCGACGACCGGGGCGAGATCGCCCTCTGGATCGGCACCTGCACCGACATCGACGACCTGAAGCGGGCCGACGAGAAGGTCCGCCAGGCGAACGAGGACCTCGAGCGGCGTGTCCTCGCCCGGACCGCCGAGCTGCACGAGAAGAACATCGACCTCGAAAGCGCGGCCAAGGCGAAGAACCGCTTCCTGACGACGATGTCCCATGAGCTCCGCACGCCGCTCAACTGCATCATCGGCTTCTCCGAGCTCCTCGTCGACGGCCGCCTCGGCGGGCTGAACAAGACGCAGAAGGAATACCTCGACGACATCCTGGCGAGCGGCAACCACCTCCTCCAGCTCATCAACGACGTCCTCGACCTCGCGAAGGTCGAGGCCGGGAAGATCGAGATCGTCCCCGACACGTTCCTCCTGCGGGACGCCGTGAGCCAGGTCTGCTCCGTCATCCATTCGATCGTCCTGAAGAACCAGCTCCGGTTCACCACCCTCATCGCGCCGGAGCTCGGCGCCGCGACGCTCGATTACAAGATGTTCAAGCAGGTCCTCTACAACCTCCTCTCGAACGCCGTCAAATTCACGAAGGAAAAGGGCTCCGTCACCCTCCGCATCGATCCCGCCGGAGCCGACCGCTTCACCGTCACCGTCGAGGACACCGGCATCGGCATCCGGGAGGAGAACCTGCCCCGGCTCTTCCGGGAGTTCGAGCAGCTCGACGACAGCCTCGCCCGCCAGCACCAGGGGACGGGGCTCGGCCTCGCCCTCACCCGGCGGCTGACCGAGGCCCACGGCGGCACCATCGCCGTCGCCAGCGAGTTCGGGAAGGGAAGCACCTTCACCGTCACCCTCCCCCTCGTCTTCCGCCCGGCCTGA